From one Formosa sediminum genomic stretch:
- a CDS encoding DUF2721 domain-containing protein has protein sequence MNELTLTTPALLFSAISLIMLAYTNRFLAYAAVVRDLHAKYLEKRDERYIVQIKNIKKRLYLTRSMQIAGISSLLFCVLTMFLIYINQQYIAVWIFGIALILLIVSLGLLIMEIQISVKALEHHISDIENS, from the coding sequence ATGAACGAATTAACGCTAACAACTCCTGCCCTTCTATTTTCAGCAATATCTTTAATTATGTTAGCTTATACTAATCGGTTTTTAGCTTATGCAGCTGTAGTAAGAGATTTACATGCTAAATATTTAGAGAAAAGAGACGAACGTTATATTGTACAAATAAAGAATATAAAAAAACGTCTTTATTTAACACGCTCTATGCAGATTGCAGGCATATCTAGCTTGCTATTTTGTGTTTTAACTATGTTTTTAATTTACATTAATCAGCAATACATAGCCGTTTGGATATTTGGAATAGCTTTAATTTTATTAATTGTGTCCTTAGGATTACTAATAATGGAAATACAAATTTCTGTAAAAGCATTAGAACACCATATTAGTGATATTGAGAATAGTTAG
- a CDS encoding PspC domain-containing protein, giving the protein MKFFYKILHYFQKRGFYVCQRIADRIGLRAKVVRTSFIYLTFVTVGFGFALYLFLAFWIRIKDMLYTKRTSVFDL; this is encoded by the coding sequence ATGAAATTTTTTTATAAGATTTTACATTACTTTCAGAAACGTGGTTTTTATGTGTGTCAGCGTATCGCAGATCGCATAGGGTTAAGAGCTAAAGTGGTAAGAACGTCTTTTATTTATCTAACGTTTGTTACAGTAGGCTTTGGTTTTGCTTTATATTTGTTTTTAGCTTTTTGGATTCGAATAAAAGATATGTTGTACACCAAACGTACATCGGTATTTGATCTTTAA
- a CDS encoding alanine/glycine:cation symporter family protein, translating into MKKYLLSISTLLLPILTFAQQTTSEKIDVVFKQYTGWFVDAIFYEIPFTDTFQLPWVLIVLIGGALYFTFYFKFINFTGFRIAIDVVQDKYHDIEKHGADTLYGDSTPNDDENIIETLRDDSADGEVSHFQALTAALSATVGLGNIAGVAVALSIGGPGATFWMIIAGFLGMASKFAECTLGVKYRDVGEDGTVYGGPMYYLKKGLNEKGFGGLGKVLAVIFAIFVIGGSFGGGNMFQANQAAAQFVKLAGIEGSNGGLYFGLVMAVIVAVVIIGGIKRIATVTEKIVPFMAGIYVLASLIILGANYTHIGDAFMLIFEGAFSGLGIAGGLVGVMIQGVRRGAFSNEAGVGSAAIAHSAVRTIYPASEGIVALLEPFVDTVVICTMTALVIIITNFDGQFMEYGVPISEGVELTATAFDSVIPHFSIVLTIAVILFAFSTMISWSYYGMQGWVYLFGKGKISDIVYKVLFLFFVVVGASISLGAVIDFSDAMIFAMVVPNIIGVVLLTPVVKRELNKYMNAISKKDEAIEEGATDFTEHM; encoded by the coding sequence ATGAAGAAGTATCTTCTATCAATTTCTACCTTATTATTACCTATTTTAACTTTCGCACAACAAACAACATCAGAAAAGATCGATGTGGTCTTTAAACAATACACAGGATGGTTTGTAGATGCGATTTTTTATGAAATTCCATTTACAGATACGTTTCAATTGCCTTGGGTTTTAATAGTGTTAATTGGTGGAGCGCTGTATTTTACATTTTATTTTAAATTTATAAATTTTACAGGGTTTAGAATTGCAATAGATGTGGTTCAAGATAAATACCACGATATAGAAAAGCATGGAGCAGATACATTGTATGGTGATTCTACACCAAACGATGACGAAAATATTATTGAAACATTAAGAGATGATAGTGCTGATGGAGAAGTGTCTCACTTTCAGGCTTTAACAGCGGCTTTGTCTGCTACTGTAGGTTTAGGAAATATTGCAGGTGTGGCTGTCGCATTATCTATTGGAGGACCAGGAGCAACATTCTGGATGATTATCGCAGGATTTTTAGGAATGGCATCTAAATTTGCAGAATGTACTTTAGGTGTTAAATATAGAGATGTTGGAGAAGATGGAACCGTTTACGGAGGCCCAATGTATTATCTTAAAAAAGGACTTAATGAAAAAGGCTTTGGAGGTTTAGGAAAAGTATTAGCTGTAATCTTTGCAATATTTGTTATTGGAGGATCTTTTGGTGGTGGTAATATGTTTCAAGCAAACCAAGCCGCTGCACAGTTTGTTAAATTAGCAGGTATTGAAGGCTCTAACGGTGGACTATATTTTGGGTTGGTAATGGCTGTTATTGTAGCAGTAGTTATTATTGGGGGTATTAAACGTATCGCTACAGTTACCGAAAAAATAGTACCGTTTATGGCTGGAATTTATGTTCTTGCTTCTTTAATTATTTTAGGTGCTAATTATACTCATATTGGAGATGCTTTTATGTTAATTTTTGAAGGTGCATTTTCTGGTTTAGGTATTGCAGGTGGTTTAGTAGGAGTTATGATTCAAGGTGTGCGTCGTGGAGCTTTTTCTAACGAAGCTGGTGTAGGTTCTGCTGCAATTGCGCACTCGGCTGTACGTACAATTTATCCTGCTAGTGAAGGTATAGTAGCACTATTAGAACCTTTTGTAGATACGGTTGTGATTTGTACAATGACAGCTCTAGTTATTATCATTACAAATTTTGATGGTCAGTTTATGGAATACGGGGTGCCAATTTCTGAAGGAGTAGAATTAACTGCTACAGCTTTCGATAGTGTGATACCTCACTTTTCAATTGTACTAACAATAGCAGTAATTTTATTTGCATTCTCTACCATGATTTCGTGGTCTTATTACGGTATGCAAGGATGGGTTTACCTTTTCGGAAAAGGTAAAATTTCAGATATTGTATATAAAGTATTATTTTTATTTTTCGTAGTTGTAGGGGCTTCAATTAGTTTAGGAGCGGTTATAGATTTCTCTGATGCTATGATTTTTGCAATGGTAGTTCCAAATATTATTGGTGTTGTTTTATTAACTCCAGTCGTTAAACGAGAATTAAACAAGTATATGAACGCCATTTCTAAAAAAGACGAAGCTATAGAAGAAGGAGCAACAGATTTTACAGAGCATATGTAA
- a CDS encoding acyl-CoA dehydrogenase family protein, which yields MNTMYFTEEHELFRKSLQDFLKKEVVPYIDKWEETGTIERFIWKKFGDMGYFGINYPEAYGGLNLDLFYTIIFLEELQKINSCGFAAAMWAHAYLAMTHLEKEGDEAIKQTYLAPSIAGDKIGCLCISEPSAGSDVAAMRTTAVKDGDTYILNGSKTFITNGVYSDYLVVSAKTSQNEAHKSISIFVVDRNTPGISATKLNKLGWRASDTAEIAFDNVVIPASNLMGEEGKGFPYIMQHFALERLIMGVNAHARAEYALEYAQQYMSERTAFGKSIDKFQALRHSFADLYSDMTICKTFNYAVTYRLNRGEYVVKEATISKLKSTKMADEVIYQCLQFLGGYGYMEDYPLARLLRDSRLGPIGGGTSEILKEIISKMVLDKKDYKPAT from the coding sequence ATGAATACAATGTACTTCACCGAAGAACATGAGCTGTTTAGAAAAAGTCTTCAAGATTTCTTAAAAAAAGAAGTTGTTCCATATATTGATAAATGGGAAGAAACAGGTACTATAGAACGTTTTATTTGGAAAAAATTCGGAGATATGGGCTACTTCGGTATTAATTATCCTGAAGCCTATGGCGGATTAAATTTAGATCTGTTTTATACCATAATTTTCTTAGAAGAATTACAAAAAATAAATTCATGTGGTTTTGCCGCTGCCATGTGGGCACATGCTTATTTAGCAATGACTCATCTTGAAAAAGAGGGCGATGAAGCTATAAAACAAACCTATTTGGCACCTAGTATAGCGGGAGATAAAATAGGATGTTTGTGTATTAGCGAACCTTCTGCGGGGAGTGATGTTGCCGCTATGCGAACTACAGCTGTAAAAGATGGAGATACTTACATTTTAAACGGATCAAAAACATTTATTACCAATGGAGTGTATAGTGACTATTTGGTAGTATCTGCAAAAACAAGTCAAAACGAAGCACATAAATCAATTAGTATTTTTGTGGTCGATAGAAATACCCCTGGAATTTCTGCTACTAAATTAAATAAATTAGGATGGAGAGCATCAGATACAGCCGAGATTGCTTTTGATAATGTTGTTATACCAGCCTCTAATTTAATGGGAGAAGAAGGTAAAGGGTTTCCATATATTATGCAGCACTTTGCTTTAGAACGTTTAATTATGGGAGTTAATGCACATGCAAGAGCAGAATATGCTTTAGAATATGCACAACAATACATGAGTGAACGTACTGCGTTTGGTAAGTCTATAGATAAATTTCAAGCACTACGCCATAGTTTTGCAGATTTATACTCAGATATGACTATTTGTAAAACCTTTAATTATGCAGTAACTTACCGATTAAACAGAGGAGAATATGTTGTAAAAGAAGCCACAATCTCTAAACTAAAATCCACTAAAATGGCCGATGAAGTGATTTATCAATGTCTTCAGTTTTTAGGAGGCTATGGGTATATGGAAGATTATCCGTTAGCACGATTGTTACGCGATAGCCGCTTAGGACCAATTGGAGGAGGAACATCAGAAATCCTAAAAGAAATTATTTCAAAAATGGTTTTAGATAAAAAAGATTATAAGCCTGCAACTTAA
- the hpf gene encoding ribosome hibernation-promoting factor, HPF/YfiA family has translation MKVNIQSVNFNADKKLIDFIQKRMDKLDQFYDKVISSDVYLKVENTSDKENKIFEARVSVPGDSFVVKKQCKSFEEGADCAASSLERQLKKRKEKLKSYL, from the coding sequence ATGAAAGTAAACATTCAATCAGTTAATTTTAACGCAGACAAGAAATTGATAGATTTTATTCAAAAACGAATGGATAAATTAGACCAATTTTACGATAAGGTAATAAGTTCCGATGTTTATTTAAAAGTAGAGAATACTAGCGATAAAGAAAATAAAATATTCGAAGCCAGAGTAAGTGTTCCAGGAGATAGCTTTGTAGTTAAAAAACAATGTAAGTCTTTTGAAGAAGGTGCAGATTGTGCCGCTTCGTCCTTAGAACGACAGTTAAAAAAGCGTAAAGAAAAATTAAAATCATATTTATAG
- a CDS encoding carboxypeptidase-like regulatory domain-containing protein, whose translation MNFINKTYSLTILVCLFFGTVYAQTELKNKIVDFSTMIPIESASIYVQNTTTGTISNADGKFVLLVPNAMQNDTLVISSIGYKSYKIPVKEFNNTEEIFLEEDIASLDEVLLVGEPRPKTGNDIVLKMISKLPDNLPELPFLEKGFLRHKEQNKKEFKWLIESAITLYDSSAQSPAYKNLKINVDEMRKSYDLRDVDSLLAYTAYLKQHGNKNLRAKNLKRDTIKTAALVKAIKWNDTRTNGLENLFEGKLNLLRNTKSERALFGKHVLDYHQFKLDTVLVDNERKIYKIKILEGEDYINLETPGIFNDGYVANGWLYVYWDTYAVKKIEYELIASSEAQKNRSKILFDTQVNHKLEITYMEYDSKMYVNYVSYETPKLVNVGAKVPKTDDPEAEQRAKDERFYKTIQEILFTEVILDPEAIDTKLKNDWDSNIFAIKPYNKDFWNNYNTLLESEEDEKLIQDLTKRSSLFKD comes from the coding sequence ATGAATTTCATTAACAAAACATATAGTTTAACCATTTTAGTTTGTCTGTTTTTTGGAACTGTATATGCTCAAACAGAACTAAAAAATAAGATTGTCGATTTCTCGACCATGATTCCTATTGAAAGTGCAAGTATTTATGTGCAGAATACTACAACAGGAACAATTAGTAATGCCGATGGAAAATTTGTTCTGCTTGTGCCCAATGCAATGCAAAACGACACTTTAGTAATATCGTCTATAGGTTACAAAAGCTATAAAATTCCTGTTAAAGAGTTTAATAATACCGAAGAGATTTTTTTAGAAGAAGATATAGCGTCTCTAGATGAAGTTTTACTTGTTGGCGAACCGCGCCCTAAAACAGGAAACGATATTGTGTTAAAAATGATTAGTAAGCTTCCCGATAATTTACCAGAGCTGCCATTTTTAGAAAAAGGGTTTCTTCGCCATAAAGAACAAAACAAAAAAGAGTTTAAGTGGCTTATAGAAAGTGCTATCACCCTTTACGATTCTAGTGCCCAATCTCCAGCCTATAAAAACTTAAAAATTAATGTAGACGAAATGCGTAAAAGTTACGACTTACGCGATGTAGATAGTTTATTAGCTTATACAGCATATTTAAAACAACACGGAAATAAGAATTTGCGAGCTAAAAATTTAAAGCGAGATACTATTAAAACAGCTGCTTTAGTTAAGGCTATAAAATGGAATGATACACGTACTAACGGACTAGAAAATCTCTTTGAAGGGAAATTGAATTTACTTAGAAATACAAAATCAGAACGTGCACTATTTGGTAAACATGTTTTAGATTATCATCAATTTAAGTTAGATACCGTTTTGGTAGATAATGAACGAAAAATATATAAAATTAAAATACTAGAAGGTGAAGATTATATTAATCTTGAAACACCGGGTATATTTAATGATGGCTACGTTGCTAATGGATGGTTATATGTCTATTGGGATACTTATGCTGTTAAAAAAATAGAATACGAATTAATAGCATCCTCAGAAGCCCAAAAAAATAGAAGTAAAATATTATTTGATACACAAGTTAACCACAAGCTTGAGATAACATATATGGAGTACGACTCAAAAATGTATGTTAATTATGTGTCTTATGAAACACCTAAGCTCGTAAACGTAGGAGCAAAAGTGCCTAAAACAGACGATCCGGAAGCAGAGCAACGCGCTAAGGATGAAAGATTCTATAAAACTATACAAGAAATTTTATTTACAGAAGTAATTTTAGATCCTGAGGCAATAGATACTAAACTGAAAAATGATTGGGATTCTAATATATTTGCAATTAAACCTTACAATAAAGATTTTTGGAATAATTATAATACTTTACTAGAAAGTGAAGAAGATGAAAAACTTATCCAAGATTTAACTAAACGGTCCTCATTATTTAAAGACTAA
- the tuf gene encoding elongation factor Tu, with protein MAKATFDRSKPHLNIGTIGHVDHGKTTLTAAITTVLAAAGLSEVKNFDQIDNAPEEKERGITINTSHVEYQTANRHYAHVDCPGHADYVKNMVTGAAQMDGAILVVAATDGPMPQTREHILLGKQVGIPSIVVFMNKVDLVDDEELLELVEMEVRDLLSFYDYDGDNGPVIAGSALGGLNGEPKWSEKILELMEACDTWIKEPLREVDKDFLMPIEDVFSITGRGTVATGRIETGVAKTGDPVEIIGMGAEKLTSTITGIEMFRQILDRGEAGDNAGILLRGIAKEDIKRGMVITKPGSVTPHAKFKAEVYILKKEEGGRHTPFHNNYRPQFYVRTTDVTGTINLPEGVEMVMPGDNLTITVDLHQPIAMNVGLRFAIREGGRTVGAGQVTEILD; from the coding sequence ATGGCAAAGGCAACTTTTGATCGTTCCAAACCACACTTAAATATAGGTACAATTGGACACGTAGATCACGGTAAAACAACATTAACTGCTGCTATTACTACTGTACTAGCTGCTGCAGGACTTTCAGAAGTAAAAAACTTCGATCAGATTGATAACGCTCCAGAAGAAAAAGAAAGAGGTATTACAATTAATACATCTCACGTAGAGTATCAAACAGCTAACCGTCACTACGCTCACGTTGACTGTCCAGGTCACGCGGATTACGTAAAGAACATGGTAACTGGTGCTGCTCAAATGGACGGTGCAATTTTAGTGGTTGCTGCTACTGATGGACCAATGCCTCAAACTAGAGAGCACATCTTATTAGGGAAACAAGTAGGTATTCCATCTATCGTTGTTTTCATGAATAAAGTGGATTTAGTTGATGATGAAGAATTATTAGAATTAGTTGAAATGGAAGTTAGAGATTTACTTTCTTTCTATGACTATGATGGTGATAATGGACCTGTAATTGCTGGATCTGCATTAGGTGGATTAAACGGTGAGCCAAAATGGTCTGAAAAGATTCTTGAATTAATGGAAGCTTGTGATACTTGGATTAAAGAACCTTTAAGAGAAGTAGATAAAGATTTCTTAATGCCTATCGAAGACGTATTCTCTATTACAGGACGTGGTACAGTAGCAACTGGACGTATCGAAACTGGTGTAGCGAAAACTGGAGATCCTGTTGAAATTATTGGTATGGGTGCTGAAAAGTTAACTTCTACTATTACAGGTATTGAAATGTTCCGTCAAATCCTTGATAGAGGTGAGGCTGGAGATAACGCAGGTATCTTATTAAGAGGTATTGCTAAAGAAGATATTAAAAGAGGAATGGTTATTACTAAGCCAGGATCTGTAACTCCACACGCTAAATTCAAAGCTGAGGTTTATATCCTTAAGAAAGAAGAAGGTGGACGTCACACTCCATTCCATAACAACTACCGTCCACAGTTCTACGTACGTACAACTGATGTAACAGGAACTATTAACTTACCTGAAGGAGTTGAAATGGTAATGCCAGGAGATAACTTAACTATTACTGTAGACTTACACCAACCAATCGCAATGAATGTTGGATTACGTTTCGCTATCCGTGAAGGAGGTAGAACTGTAGGTGCAGGACAAGTAACTGAAATTTTAGACTAA
- the rpsU gene encoding 30S ribosomal protein S21: MLIIPIKEGENIDRALKRYKRKFDKTGTRRQLQSRKEFLKPSVTNRALIQKAQYVQKLRDQEQI; encoded by the coding sequence ATGTTAATAATACCAATTAAAGAAGGAGAAAATATAGATAGAGCGTTAAAGCGTTACAAGCGAAAGTTTGATAAGACTGGAACACGTCGTCAATTACAATCGCGTAAAGAGTTTTTAAAACCTTCAGTAACGAATAGAGCGCTTATTCAAAAAGCACAATATGTACAGAAATTAAGAGATCAAGAACAAATCTAA
- a CDS encoding tyrosine-type recombinase/integrase produces the protein MSFMPFLDYLLLEKNYSALTVHAYKKDLQDCLNFIKTEYNQDSLQELNYSQIRRWIVGLVESGLSNRSVNRKVSALNTYYKFLLKVGDIQTNPLAKHKALKVKQSIQVPFSEKEMKTVLDDFPHHEDFEGLRNRLIIELFYSTGIRRIELVQLKLEDFNLSNKTLKVLGKRNKERLVPLLPSVIKVISLYLDVRKGVANGQDSSYMFLTKKGVKIYETLVYRIINNYFSLASTKVKKSPHILRHSFATHLLNQGADLNAVKELLGHSSLASTQVYTHNSIAELKKVYLNAHPRNKN, from the coding sequence ATGAGTTTTATGCCGTTTTTAGATTACCTTCTTTTAGAGAAAAATTATTCTGCTTTAACAGTACATGCCTACAAGAAAGATTTACAAGATTGCTTAAACTTTATAAAAACAGAATACAATCAAGATTCCTTACAAGAATTAAACTATTCACAAATCAGACGTTGGATTGTAGGTCTTGTAGAAAGTGGGTTATCCAACCGTAGTGTAAATAGAAAAGTATCGGCATTAAATACGTATTATAAATTTTTATTGAAGGTTGGCGATATACAAACTAATCCTTTGGCTAAACATAAAGCTTTGAAGGTAAAGCAAAGCATTCAAGTTCCATTTTCGGAAAAAGAAATGAAAACTGTTTTAGACGATTTTCCACATCACGAAGATTTTGAAGGCTTACGTAACAGATTAATTATAGAACTGTTTTATTCAACAGGAATTAGACGTATAGAGCTAGTACAACTTAAGTTAGAAGATTTTAATTTATCTAATAAAACTTTAAAAGTATTAGGTAAGCGTAATAAAGAACGTTTAGTGCCTTTACTACCGTCTGTAATAAAGGTTATTTCACTCTATTTGGATGTTAGAAAGGGTGTTGCTAATGGTCAAGATTCTTCATATATGTTTTTAACTAAAAAAGGCGTTAAAATTTATGAAACACTTGTTTACAGAATAATAAATAACTATTTTAGTTTAGCATCTACCAAAGTAAAAAAGAGCCCGCATATACTAAGGCATTCATTTGCAACTCATTTACTCAATCAAGGTGCAGATTTGAATGCCGTAAAAGAACTTCTAGGGCATTCTAGTCTCGCGTCAACTCAAGTGTATACGCATAATAGCATTGCAGAATTAAAAAAAGTGTATTTAAATGCACATCCTAGGAATAAAAATTAG
- a CDS encoding ComEA family DNA-binding protein, with amino-acid sequence MFTKQQRYGIFLLLFIMVSLQCIYWFWNPFEVKDTLSPDSLKVFQKEIDSLKNIELKDTTPQILPFNPNYITDFKGYTLGMSNEEIDRLHAFRAQNKWINSTADFQKVTGVSDSLLQVIAPYFKFPDWINQKSKALKPRTQYSNRKLTFSQKLDLNKATAAQLQSVYGVGEKLSLRIVRFRDSFNGGFISDIQLQDVYGLTPDVIEAIKEKFTVKTPRAVVKLNLNTANTDDLVKVQHIDYPLAKAILEYRTLHEGYRDLDELLKVKGFPLQKLDIIKLYLAIN; translated from the coding sequence ATGTTTACAAAACAGCAGCGATATGGGATTTTTTTATTACTATTTATAATGGTTTCTCTACAATGCATCTATTGGTTCTGGAATCCATTTGAAGTAAAAGACACACTATCTCCAGACTCCTTAAAGGTTTTTCAAAAAGAAATAGATTCTTTAAAAAACATAGAGTTAAAAGATACAACACCTCAAATACTGCCTTTTAATCCTAATTATATAACCGACTTTAAAGGGTATACTCTTGGAATGAGTAATGAAGAAATAGATAGACTTCATGCATTTAGAGCTCAGAATAAATGGATTAATTCTACAGCAGATTTTCAAAAAGTTACTGGTGTGTCAGACTCCTTACTACAAGTTATTGCTCCTTATTTTAAATTTCCAGATTGGATTAATCAGAAATCTAAAGCCTTAAAACCTAGGACACAATATTCAAACCGAAAACTTACCTTTAGTCAAAAATTAGATTTAAACAAAGCTACAGCAGCCCAATTACAGTCGGTGTATGGAGTAGGAGAAAAGTTGTCTTTACGTATTGTGCGGTTTAGAGATTCTTTTAATGGCGGATTTATTTCTGATATACAATTACAAGATGTTTATGGGTTAACTCCAGATGTGATTGAAGCTATTAAGGAAAAATTTACTGTAAAAACGCCAAGAGCAGTTGTGAAACTAAATTTAAATACAGCCAATACAGACGATTTGGTTAAAGTACAACATATTGATTATCCGTTAGCTAAAGCTATTTTAGAATACCGTACACTGCATGAAGGGTATCGAGATTTGGATGAATTATTGAAAGTTAAAGGTTTTCCGCTTCAGAAATTAGATATAATTAAACTATATTTGGCGATCAATTAA
- a CDS encoding DUF2851 family protein yields the protein MQEDFLHYLWKYKKFNTSKLQTVLGEAIQLLQVGKHNFNSGPDFFNAQLKIEDQLWAGNVEIHIKSSDWYVHHHEIDPAYDNVILHVVWEHDVDIFRKDNSAIPTLVLKDVVSKSALEGYYQLFYKAQKWINCESDFVSVDDFILQNWLERLFFERLERKSSQIETLLSASMNDWEAVLFKLLAKNFGLKVNGESFFSLANSINFGIIRKTQSKAQALEALFFGQSGLLETEIEDEYYKSLQQDYQFLKQKFNLSQTSVMPLQFFRLRPPNFPTIRLSQLAQVYAKNQNLFSKIIEAKTKQELYNLFSVSTSPYWETHYTFQKSSNSINKSTSNKFIDLLIINTIIPVKFSYSKILGQLNTETIIGLINEVAAESNSIIKKYNTLKPITSSALQTQGLLQLKNEYCDKKKCLQCAIGNTILNRF from the coding sequence ATGCAGGAAGATTTTTTACATTATTTGTGGAAATATAAAAAGTTTAATACGAGTAAGTTACAAACGGTTCTTGGTGAGGCTATACAACTGCTTCAAGTTGGGAAGCATAACTTTAATTCTGGTCCAGATTTTTTTAATGCGCAACTTAAAATAGAAGATCAGTTATGGGCTGGTAATGTAGAAATTCATATCAAGTCTTCAGATTGGTATGTGCATCATCACGAAATAGATCCTGCTTACGATAATGTTATTCTTCATGTAGTTTGGGAACATGATGTAGATATTTTTAGAAAGGATAATTCTGCAATTCCAACATTAGTTTTAAAAGATGTGGTTTCTAAATCTGCTTTAGAGGGCTATTATCAATTATTTTATAAAGCACAGAAATGGATTAATTGTGAATCGGATTTTGTATCGGTAGACGATTTTATACTTCAAAATTGGTTAGAACGTCTGTTTTTTGAACGGTTAGAACGAAAATCGAGTCAGATAGAAACACTTTTATCTGCATCTATGAACGATTGGGAAGCGGTACTCTTTAAATTATTGGCTAAGAATTTTGGTTTAAAAGTGAATGGTGAATCCTTCTTTAGTTTGGCTAACTCTATTAATTTTGGAATTATTAGAAAAACACAAAGTAAAGCACAGGCTTTAGAAGCTTTATTTTTTGGGCAAAGTGGTTTGTTAGAAACCGAGATAGAAGATGAATATTATAAATCACTTCAACAAGACTATCAATTTTTAAAGCAGAAATTTAATTTATCACAAACTTCTGTGATGCCTTTGCAATTTTTTAGGTTGCGTCCGCCCAATTTCCCTACAATACGTTTATCACAATTGGCACAAGTGTATGCTAAAAACCAAAATTTATTTTCAAAAATTATAGAAGCTAAAACTAAACAGGAATTATATAATCTATTTTCTGTTTCTACTTCTCCATATTGGGAAACTCATTATACTTTTCAGAAATCTTCAAATTCTATAAATAAATCAACTTCTAATAAATTTATAGATTTACTAATTATAAATACAATTATACCTGTTAAATTTAGTTATTCTAAAATTTTAGGACAGCTAAATACTGAAACTATAATTGGTTTAATAAATGAAGTAGCAGCCGAAAGTAATTCTATAATTAAAAAGTATAACACTTTAAAACCCATTACAAGTTCTGCTTTGCAAACACAAGGACTCCTTCAATTGAAAAATGAATATTGCGATAAGAAAAAATGCTTGCAATGTGCTATTGGAAATACAATTTTAAACCGATTTTAG